The genome window agcgttcactcacactctctctacacaacacctcgTGCAGTTCATCAAATCTGTCTGAATGATCAGGATACGTCTGAACAGTTTCACTGCAAGTAGCCACTTTATTCCCCTCAGACAGCTGGACATTTTTATTCACTGTGTTCACATCCAAACTGAGTTGTCGGGAATCTGAtggagtgaaaaaaaaaagtattttatacaAAATAACTATATCAAGTAGTTATAATTAaaatttgtcttgtttttgtaagcaggtaagttttttttttttggggggggggggggggaaatttAGTACTGTACATGTTATAATACATAATTGAATTATTTCAGTTGTGTTTTTAGTATgtgtttttttgtatgtttttgtgttTCTCAGTGTGAACACTAATCCTTTTTTCTGTTCTTAGAGATTGATAGAAGATGCATCTGGAGTGCCTCCTATAGTGCAATGCATGTGTATTTTCATTGACTTACATCGTATAAAATCCTTGTGATCTGGCTTGTGCTCATGAATCGGAATAATGTTGATGCATGTTACTAAGGACATAGACATAATTTCTCATTAAAAATGCACATTGTGTCAGCAGACATATTCATGAATGcaaatgaatgctactttttttgtACCCCTGTCAGATATATTTTTAGTCTCCTCTTTGCAGAAATTCTCCAGTTTTTCTTTCAGTTGAGAGACAGACTTTTTCACATCATCAAAAGACAGGAGAGTACTGACAGTGACTCCCTCTGTAGATCCAGGTAGGGAGGAGAGAGACCGAAAACTCTAGAGCAAAAAAGTCAAATCAGTTAATATATATAATgtacgtatgtgtgtgtgtgtgtgtgtgtgtgtgtgtgtgtgtgtgtgtgtgtgtgtgtgtgtgtgtgtgtgtgtgtgtgttttgtgtgtgtgtgtgtgtgtgtgtgtgtgtgtgtgtgtgtgtatgtaaatgtgatatttaatttttttctttttaatacatttacagacATTCCTAAAATTGTTTTTACTTTGTCATTATAAGGAACAGAGTTTAGATTAATGAGAAACTACATttatttaaacagtagtgtacaaTAGTAGTATGTAGTATCAGGCTGAAACATAACaacattgaaagaaaaaaaaagtatatatatatatatatataaattactgTCAATTCTCCCATGAACTTGTCTGTACAGCTAAATTATTATATAGTGTAACATTTTGGCTTGTTTTGTTAGAAAAAAGTTAGAAAAGAGCTCTGTTCTGGCAAGACTGTTCTGTTATTCAGATCTCACCTGTAGGAAATTGACATGATCATCTGTTTGTGCAAGCTGCTTCAGCTCAGCATGTCTCCTCTTCAGATCCTCAATCTCCTGCTCCAGTTGTTTCAAGAGTCCTTCTGCTCGACACACTTCAGccttttcctgatctctgatcagctGTGTCACCTCAGAGCGTCTTCCCTCAATGGAGCGGACCAGttcagtaaagatcctctcactgtcctccactgctgcCTGTGCAGAGCTCTGTAATGACACACAGACAGTCAGACTGTTCACTCATGGGTTTCAGTAGGACAGAATCAACATACTCAGTTGACACATACTGAGTGTTTCCAAATTTATCTGAAACTCTAACATTTTTCCACCATCTTATAACTCACCTTATGTGTCTTCACAGCCTCTTTCAGCTTCTGAACCTCTTTTTCTCTGTCTTGGATTTTCTTCTGGAAGTTTATCAGTGTGTTTTCCAACTGTTTCTGGTGATCAAGTAGTCCAAGAGTCACTAAATAAATAGAGCCAAAGCTGCGCTTCACATTCTTCACCTTATGGATTGTGTTATTATATAATTGTTATTGTGTTAAATATAACAATTTGAAtgaattgttcacccaaaaataaaaagttgTTGAATATTTACACACTCTTTTAGGATTGGTTTATTTTTCATCAGAAAAAAATTGGTGAAATTTAGCATTATCACATGCTCACCAATAGATCATCTGCAGTGTGTAattaaaaaaagatgaaaaaaaatccACAAGTTATCGGCGTGacaccagtccatcagttaacatcttgtgaagcagagctgcatgtttgtaataaacaaattcgTCATTAAGAAGtttattacttgtggattacttgtgtattattgtgatgtttttatcagctgtttgaacagtcattctgatggcacccattcactgcagataaTCCATTGATGTGAAGtaaagtgatgtaatgcaaaatgtCTCTAAATATGTTCTATAAAGAAAACGTCTCTGGTTATGCATTTAACCATGGTTTCCCAAGAGGGAACAAGATGCTGCATCCTCTAGTGGGTACTTTGGGGACTGCTGCCAGCAGGACCAGTGTCTGAAGCACATGTGAAAAAACTCCAATCCTAATGGTCCACATGACCTGTGATGTCATGGGCAGGCACCCAAAAGTGTAAAAGGGTGCCTACTGAACACGTCACCAACTTAGTTGTCTGAAGGAGATGTGAAACAGGCAGGCCAAATGGTGAAGGGATGCAGTGTCTCGTTGCCTCTCATGTAATCACATTTACATGTGTAACCACAAGACATTCCCCTTCTAGGGAACTCGCGCTGCATCCTCTAGTGGTCACTTTGCCAACTATGCCATGCTGCGGCACATGCCAGTGTACCTGGTTGGAGTGCACCTAGGAAATAACAGACATACACCGAACCTTTCCTCAGAAAAGGGCCAAGCCACTGCTGCCCTGGGCCGCTCACATATTGGGAGAAATGGGGAACCCACTGAAAGACGGACATCCAAACCAAGTTAGGAACACAGCTATCCTCAGATAGCTATGCTATGTGAGCTATCCACCAGTACCTTCCCACAAAACTGCCTAGACCACAGAGAGTGGGCTATCTGCTTACAACCCAGGGGAGATACAGGGAGATAGCACAGTCTAGGCAAAGGCTCAAGGTGACTGCTACTTCAAAACCCAAAGCAGGGGAGCAATTACAGAGATGGCACATAGCTATCTTCAGATAGCCATGTTCTTAGGAAGGGGAACGCATTGTAATTTGTCAGGACTACCAACTGTGGGCTGTCTGCTTAAAACCCTTAACAGGAGAGACAACACAGTCCAGGTGAGGGCCTCAAAGAGAGCACAACTTAAATACCCTAACAAGGAGTAACAAAAGTGTCCACTAGAGGATGCAGCATGAGTTCCCTAGCAGGGGAACAAACTCATCTCCATCTTatatggcctgagggtgagtaagttttcagcaaattttcatttttggatgaactattcttttaagatTTGTTATGTACTTTATATGTGTTTAATTATTGTGACACATTTgagtttaattattttagaaaGTTTATTTCAGCAATAATTTAACTTTATATTACTTTTCCTACCTGCTTTTCTGTCCTCTCGACTACAGCTGCTACAGTGTCNNNNNNNNNNNNNNNNNNNNNNNNNNNNNNNNNNNNNNNNNNNNNNNNNNNNNNNNNNNNNNNNNNNNNNNNNNNNNNNNNNNNNNNNNNNNNNNNNNNNNNNNNNNNNNNNNNNNNNNNNNNNNNNNNNNNNNNNNNNNNNNNNNNNNNNNNNNNNNNNNNNNNNNNNNNNNNNNNNNNNNNNNNNNNNNNNNNNNNNNNNNNNNNNNNNNNNNNNNNNNNNNNNNNNNNNNNNNNNNNNNNNNNNNNNNNNNNNNNNNNNNNNNNNNNNNNNNNNNNNNNNNNNNNNNNNNNNNNNNNNNNNNNNNNNNNNNNNNNNNNNNNNNNNNNNNNNNNNNNNNNNNNNNNNNNNNNNNNNNNNNNNNNNNNNNNNNNNNNNNNNNNNNNNNNNNNNNNNNNNNNNNNNNNNNNNNNNNNNNNNNNNNNNNNNNNNNNNNNNNNNNNNNNNNNNNNNNNNNNNNNNNNNNNNNNNNNNNNNNNNNNNNNNNNNNNNNNNNNNNgtttttagaactaaaagacgcgtt of Garra rufa chromosome 10, GarRuf1.0, whole genome shotgun sequence contains these proteins:
- the LOC141344452 gene encoding tripartite motif-containing protein 16-like protein; protein product: MSVFQWVPHFSQYVSGPGQQWLGPFLRKGSVYVCYFLGALQPVTLGLLDHQKQLENTLINFQKKIQDREKEVQKLKEAVKTHKSSAQAAVEDSERIFTELVRSIEGRRSEVTQLIRDQEKAEVCRAEGLLKQLEQEIEDLKRRHAELKQLAQTDDHVNFLQSFRSLSSLPGSTEGVTVSTLLSFDDVKKSVSQLKEKLENFCKEETKNISDRVTCINIIPIHEHKPDHKDFIRYSRQLSLDVNTVNKNVQLSEGNKVATCSETVQTYPDHSDRFDELHEVLCRESVSERCYWEVEWSGTSGVGISVSYKSIKRQGKTNECEFGLNDQSWRLSFSSSSCSFWNNNKETKLFPASSSYKIGVYVDYKAGILCFYNVSGTMTLIHRVRTTFTQPLYPGFWLSKGSSVKLYHQTK